One Pseudomonadota bacterium genomic window carries:
- a CDS encoding phage portal protein codes for MLESITRWRRRIGALVGGFEAGQGSRRLRHFQPSRAHLNTLIAAAGADITARARWLVRNNGYAANAIESWAGNVVGDGIKPSSLIADADLKARVQRLWLDWTDDSDAEGFTDFYGQQRRAAREVFIAGEVFFRFRPRRPEDGLMVPLQLQMIPSEMLPLTRNEQIAGGNVIRQGIEFDRIGRRVAYHFLRRHPGDVTDPGLAGETVRVPASEVIHVIDPVDAGQLRGISRFAPGIVKLFLLDQYDDAELDRKKVAAMHALFITTPAPAEPFDIAESDESGERTMDLQPGQIVMLEPGEEVQTSAPADVGQTYEPFQYRTLLQVSAALGIPYAYLSNDMLKANYSNSRLALLEFRRRIEAYQHSVMVWQICRRVWARWLDTAVMAGAIALPDHEQQRRVYLGCSWLPPKWDWVDPLKDARAEIEQIEAGLKSRTQALAERGYDADQVDAEIAADRARERQLGLSFGSAAGGIGEQPDSNPILEEQPS; via the coding sequence GTGCTGGAATCGATCACACGGTGGCGCCGCCGCATCGGCGCTCTGGTGGGCGGCTTTGAAGCGGGACAGGGAAGCCGAAGGCTGCGGCACTTCCAGCCGAGCCGGGCGCATCTCAACACGCTGATCGCCGCCGCCGGCGCCGACATCACCGCGCGCGCCCGTTGGCTCGTGCGCAACAACGGCTATGCGGCGAACGCGATCGAGAGCTGGGCCGGCAATGTGGTGGGCGACGGCATCAAGCCATCGTCCCTGATCGCCGATGCCGATCTCAAGGCGCGCGTGCAGCGCCTCTGGCTCGACTGGACCGACGACAGCGACGCCGAGGGGTTCACCGACTTCTACGGCCAGCAGCGGCGCGCCGCGCGCGAGGTATTCATTGCCGGCGAGGTGTTCTTCCGCTTCCGTCCGCGCCGGCCCGAGGACGGGCTCATGGTGCCGCTGCAGCTGCAGATGATCCCCTCCGAGATGCTGCCGCTCACGCGCAACGAGCAGATCGCGGGCGGCAACGTCATCCGCCAGGGCATCGAGTTCGATCGGATTGGCCGGCGCGTGGCCTACCACTTCCTGCGCCGCCATCCGGGCGACGTGACCGATCCCGGCCTTGCGGGCGAGACGGTGCGGGTTCCGGCGTCCGAGGTCATCCACGTCATCGATCCGGTCGATGCGGGGCAGTTGCGCGGGATCTCCCGCTTCGCGCCGGGCATCGTGAAGCTGTTCCTGCTCGACCAGTACGACGACGCCGAACTCGACAGGAAGAAGGTCGCGGCGATGCATGCGCTGTTCATCACCACGCCGGCGCCGGCGGAGCCCTTCGACATTGCCGAGAGCGATGAGAGTGGCGAGCGCACGATGGATCTGCAGCCCGGCCAGATCGTGATGCTGGAACCGGGCGAGGAGGTGCAGACCTCGGCGCCGGCCGATGTCGGCCAGACTTACGAGCCTTTCCAGTACCGCACGCTGCTGCAGGTATCGGCGGCGCTCGGCATTCCGTATGCGTATTTGTCGAACGACATGCTGAAAGCGAACTACTCGAACTCGCGGCTCGCGCTCCTCGAGTTTCGCCGCCGCATCGAGGCCTACCAGCACTCGGTCATGGTCTGGCAAATCTGTCGACGGGTCTGGGCGCGATGGCTCGATACGGCGGTCATGGCGGGCGCGATTGCCTTGCCCGATCACGAACAGCAGAGGCGCGTTTATCTCGGATGTTCCTGGCTTCCGCCCAAATGGGACTGGGTCGATCCGCTGAAGGACGCGCGCGCCGAGATCGAACAGATCGAGGCGGGGCTGAAGAGCAGGACGCAGGCGCTCGCCGAGCGCGGCTATGACGCCGATCAGGTCGATGCCGAGATTGCTGCGGACCGTGCGCGAGAGCGTCAGCTTGGCCTCTCCTTCGGCAGCGCCGCGGGAGGGATTGGAGAACAGCCGGACAGTAATCCGATCCTGGAGGAACAGCCCTCATGA
- a CDS encoding type II toxin-antitoxin system RelE/ParE family toxin, translated as MIKSFRNAAAEAAWARRFIKGVPNDIVKVANRKLMQLHNARTLEDLRAPPGNRLEALTGDRKGQHSIRINDQWRVCFVWQDGDAHDVEIVDYH; from the coding sequence ATGATCAAGTCGTTTCGGAACGCTGCGGCAGAGGCCGCCTGGGCTCGCCGCTTCATCAAGGGCGTCCCAAACGACATCGTGAAGGTCGCGAACCGAAAGCTGATGCAACTCCACAACGCCCGAACTCTCGAAGACCTCAGGGCGCCACCGGGCAATCGCCTCGAGGCTCTAACTGGAGACCGAAAAGGCCAGCACAGCATCCGGATCAACGACCAATGGCGCGTATGCTTTGTCTGGCAGGACGGTGACGCCCATGACGTTGAGATCGTCGATTATCATTGA
- a CDS encoding head decoration protein, whose protein sequence is MTVLTMSPTLGDLLKYELNASYCREAVTLKAGTNYALGSVLGRITASGKYRLSPDAEVVGDEGAEVATAVLIEAVDGTAGDRTGLVVARGPAIVSKAALAFDASVDDAAKTAVKHAELSSAGIVPRDTA, encoded by the coding sequence ATGACCGTTCTCACCATGTCGCCGACCCTAGGCGACCTGCTCAAATACGAGCTCAATGCGAGCTACTGCCGCGAGGCTGTGACCCTCAAGGCTGGCACGAACTACGCGCTCGGATCCGTCCTCGGCCGGATCACCGCGTCGGGCAAGTACCGCCTATCGCCGGACGCCGAGGTCGTCGGAGATGAGGGTGCGGAGGTCGCAACGGCCGTCCTGATCGAGGCGGTCGACGGGACGGCCGGCGACAGGACTGGCCTCGTCGTCGCCCGCGGGCCCGCGATCGTCTCCAAGGCGGCGCTCGCCTTCGACGCCTCCGTCGATGATGCGGCGAAGACGGCCGTCAAGCACGCCGAGCTGAGCTCTGCCGGCATCGTGCCACGCGACACCGCCTGA
- a CDS encoding S49 family peptidase, whose translation MINPLMARLSGRLLAIAPRALDGLLAAGPMLDARPVMLPARDAPPVASHSVTGPGIAVVPILGPLVTRGDWLTSLLGASDYDEIASAVEAALADPSVRAVLLEIDSPGGEVGGLFDLVDRLVSLREAAQKPLWAVASESALSAAFAIASVADRLYVTRTAEVGSIGVVAIHVDESVADVMAGLKWTLVHAGDRKIDGNAHEPLSDAALSAIQADVNALHADLVTLVARNRNMSPDAVHATQAAIYRGQRGIDAGLADQVGTVGHALADLTRMLDPPRLITGASQRARAHQPSRRKTAMTVEPDLNPAAEDAAVEETNASDPETLGTPQPAPLAASPEATEAQTDQTAERLRAEYAEIAAIAAQGARLGVAIDAADAMAKGIAPHALRSSILDALAARAEASSVVAVAPSLAGSPVSNGESPIVRRARERASANRS comes from the coding sequence ATGATCAACCCTCTCATGGCCCGGCTATCGGGCCGGCTCTTGGCGATCGCCCCGCGAGCGCTCGACGGCCTGCTCGCCGCCGGCCCAATGCTCGATGCCCGTCCGGTCATGCTTCCGGCCCGCGATGCACCGCCGGTGGCGAGCCATTCCGTTACCGGTCCCGGCATCGCCGTGGTGCCGATCCTCGGACCGTTGGTGACGCGTGGCGACTGGCTCACCAGTCTTCTGGGCGCCAGCGACTATGACGAGATCGCCTCCGCCGTGGAAGCCGCGCTGGCCGATCCTTCTGTGCGGGCCGTGTTGTTGGAGATCGACTCGCCGGGCGGCGAGGTCGGCGGTCTCTTCGACCTGGTCGATCGCCTCGTGTCGTTGCGCGAAGCCGCGCAGAAGCCACTCTGGGCTGTCGCGAGCGAAAGCGCGCTGTCGGCTGCCTTTGCCATCGCCAGCGTGGCGGACCGCCTCTACGTCACCCGGACGGCGGAGGTCGGATCCATCGGCGTCGTGGCCATCCATGTCGACGAGAGCGTCGCCGACGTCATGGCCGGCCTCAAATGGACGCTCGTTCACGCGGGCGACCGCAAGATCGATGGCAATGCCCACGAACCGCTCTCGGATGCGGCGTTGTCGGCGATCCAGGCGGATGTCAACGCGCTCCATGCCGACCTCGTCACTCTGGTAGCGCGCAACCGGAACATGAGCCCCGACGCTGTCCACGCGACACAGGCCGCGATCTATCGGGGCCAGCGGGGCATCGACGCCGGCCTTGCCGACCAGGTCGGCACCGTCGGCCACGCACTTGCCGATCTCACCCGGATGCTCGACCCGCCACGCCTCATCACGGGCGCATCGCAACGTGCCCGAGCCCATCAACCGTCAAGGAGAAAGACCGCAATGACAGTAGAACCCGACCTCAACCCGGCTGCCGAAGACGCGGCTGTCGAGGAGACGAACGCGTCTGATCCGGAAACTCTCGGAACGCCGCAACCAGCGCCGCTCGCCGCGTCGCCGGAGGCGACGGAGGCGCAGACCGATCAAACCGCCGAGCGGCTGCGCGCCGAATATGCGGAGATCGCCGCCATCGCCGCCCAAGGGGCCCGGCTGGGCGTCGCCATCGACGCCGCCGACGCCATGGCGAAGGGGATTGCGCCGCATGCGCTGCGAAGCTCCATCCTTGATGCGCTCGCAGCACGCGCCGAGGCGAGCTCTGTGGTCGCCGTGGCGCCGTCACTGGCCGGCTCGCCGGTATCGAACGGCGAAAGCCCCATCGTGCGTCGTGCGCGTGAGCGCGCCTCGGCCAACCGCAGCTGA
- a CDS encoding major capsid protein, producing MVAMINPFDAGGYSLAEMTQAINILPNVYTRLGQMGLFRFEGVTQRSVVIEQAEGVLNLLPTVPLGGPATVANRDTRSMRSFTVPWIPHDDVITPQDIQGVRGFGVADAADPLATVMERKLTRMRVKHAQTREYMEVNALRGIVKDGAGTTLYNYFTEFGLAQLETDFVLGTAGTQVQGKVRDVLRKVETELKGETMTGVLAMVSPEFFDKLIGHAKVEEAYKYYSSTGAQPLREDTRRRFPFAGILFEEYNATVTLSTGATETLIPSGEGIAFPLGTLDTFVTHGAPANLIETVNTVGLPIYARQIARPDGSAIEVKTEASILPINKRPRLAVRIFSSN from the coding sequence ATGGTCGCCATGATCAATCCGTTCGACGCGGGCGGCTACTCGCTCGCCGAGATGACCCAGGCCATCAACATCCTGCCCAACGTCTACACCCGGCTCGGGCAGATGGGCCTCTTCCGCTTCGAGGGCGTGACCCAGCGCTCCGTCGTCATCGAGCAGGCCGAAGGCGTGCTGAACCTCCTGCCGACCGTGCCGCTCGGCGGTCCCGCCACCGTCGCCAACCGCGACACGCGCTCCATGCGCTCCTTCACCGTGCCGTGGATTCCCCACGACGACGTGATCACGCCACAGGACATCCAGGGCGTGCGCGGCTTCGGTGTGGCCGACGCCGCCGATCCGCTCGCCACCGTCATGGAGCGCAAGCTCACCCGCATGCGGGTAAAGCACGCCCAAACGCGGGAATACATGGAGGTCAACGCGCTGCGCGGCATCGTCAAGGACGGCGCCGGCACCACGCTCTACAACTACTTCACCGAGTTCGGGCTGGCGCAGCTTGAGACGGACTTCGTGCTCGGCACCGCCGGCACCCAGGTCCAGGGCAAGGTGCGCGACGTGCTCAGGAAGGTCGAGACCGAGCTCAAGGGCGAGACCATGACCGGCGTGCTGGCGATGGTGAGCCCGGAGTTCTTCGACAAGCTGATCGGCCACGCCAAGGTCGAGGAGGCCTACAAGTACTATTCCTCGACCGGGGCGCAGCCGCTGCGCGAGGACACCCGCCGACGTTTTCCCTTCGCCGGCATCCTGTTCGAGGAGTACAACGCCACCGTCACGCTCTCGACCGGCGCAACGGAAACCCTGATCCCCTCCGGCGAGGGCATCGCCTTCCCGCTCGGCACGCTCGACACCTTCGTCACCCACGGCGCCCCGGCCAACCTGATCGAGACGGTCAACACGGTGGGCCTGCCGATTTACGCGCGGCAGATCGCCCGACCCGACGGCAGCGCCATCGAGGTCAAGACCGAGGCCTCGATCCTGCCGATCAACAAGCGTCCGCGTCTCGCCGTGCGCATCTTCTCCAGCAACTGA
- a CDS encoding terminase small subunit, Nu1, whose product MATNTQPIAVIARLLDLTERRVQQLARDGIIPASARTGPERGRYDLVGTVRGYVRYLRELATRSQTGAADFGVERARLIKAKADLAEMDAAVRRGDLLPAAQVEEAWIAVLARLRARLLVLPDRLAPLVHEESTIAGTRAQIRDAITEALAELANLPAIAVDAEGAGAAGAGDAQGADDPGAAADPDDQ is encoded by the coding sequence ATGGCGACCAATACCCAACCCATCGCGGTCATTGCCCGGCTCCTGGACCTGACCGAAAGGCGGGTCCAGCAGCTGGCGCGCGACGGGATCATCCCGGCGTCAGCTCGCACCGGCCCCGAACGCGGGCGCTACGACCTCGTCGGCACGGTGCGCGGCTATGTGCGCTACCTGCGCGAGCTGGCGACGCGGTCGCAGACGGGCGCCGCGGACTTCGGTGTCGAGCGCGCCCGGCTGATCAAGGCCAAGGCCGATCTCGCCGAAATGGACGCAGCTGTCCGGCGCGGCGATCTCTTGCCGGCCGCTCAGGTCGAGGAGGCGTGGATCGCCGTGCTGGCCCGCCTGCGCGCGCGTTTGCTGGTCCTGCCCGACAGGCTGGCGCCGCTGGTCCATGAGGAGTCCACCATTGCCGGCACGCGCGCGCAGATCCGCGACGCGATCACCGAAGCGCTCGCGGAACTCGCCAACCTCCCGGCCATCGCCGTTGATGCTGAAGGGGCCGGCGCGGCTGGCGCAGGCGACGCGCAAGGCGCTGACGATCCTGGCGCCGCCGCCGACCCTGACGATCAGTGA
- a CDS encoding DUF3489 domain-containing protein: MTKLSDTQTIVLSAAAQRANMLALPLPKNLKGGAAQKVIAPLLKQGLLEEIDADSRIGEHVWRETGDGHGVTLAITEHGLAAIGIEPEASRDAAEPTQSDHAAVKTPTKPNAREGSKQAQLIAMLQGADGATVAEIAAAFGWQPHTVRGAIAGALKKKLGLDVTSEKVEGRGRVYRLSREG; the protein is encoded by the coding sequence ATGACCAAACTCTCCGACACACAGACGATCGTCCTCAGCGCCGCCGCGCAGCGCGCGAACATGCTGGCGCTACCGCTCCCGAAGAACCTCAAGGGCGGCGCCGCGCAGAAGGTGATTGCACCGCTGCTCAAGCAGGGCCTGCTCGAAGAGATCGATGCCGACTCGCGGATCGGCGAGCACGTCTGGCGCGAGACCGGCGACGGCCACGGCGTCACACTCGCGATCACCGAGCACGGGCTCGCCGCCATCGGCATCGAGCCGGAGGCCTCGCGCGACGCTGCGGAGCCGACGCAAAGCGATCACGCTGCCGTCAAGACGCCAACGAAACCAAATGCCCGCGAAGGCAGCAAGCAGGCCCAGCTGATCGCCATGCTGCAGGGCGCCGACGGAGCAACCGTCGCCGAGATCGCCGCCGCATTCGGGTGGCAGCCGCACACCGTGCGCGGCGCCATCGCCGGGGCGCTCAAGAAGAAGCTCGGGCTCGATGTGACCTCCGAGAAGGTCGAGGGGCGTGGTCGGGTCTACCGCCTCAGTCGGGAGGGCTGA
- a CDS encoding DNA modification methylase, translated as MDVVETPIDKLVPYARNPRRNEEAVATVAASLAEFGWRQPIVVDEDMVIVVGHTRYEAAKRLGMTSVPVHVAHGLTPAQLRAYRLMDNRSHQNASWDDELLKLELADLKLDEFDLALTGFEDDELARLLAEAPVEGLVDEDDVPEPPATPVTRRGDLWILGGHRLLCGDSTSAEDVTRLMNGERAALFATDPPYLVDYDGTNHPTKKNASARAKKIANKDWSEDYIEQKHWDDSSQGPQFYEAFMQVAIDCAIKEDAAWYCWHASRRQAMLEACWSKFDVLHHQQIIWAKSRPVLTRSIMLWAHEPCLFGWRSGNKPRVNREGFENWPTTVWSIPSSEIETREHPTSKPVRVFTLPMELHTVPGEICYEPFSGSGSQLIAGERTGRRVYGLELSETFCDVIVNRWQAFTGKSARLEGENRSFDEVKTERVGARDSDQDAA; from the coding sequence ATGGACGTCGTCGAAACGCCGATCGACAAGCTCGTGCCCTATGCGCGCAACCCGCGGCGCAACGAGGAGGCTGTCGCCACGGTCGCCGCGTCGCTGGCCGAGTTCGGCTGGCGTCAGCCGATCGTCGTCGACGAGGACATGGTGATCGTCGTCGGCCACACCCGCTACGAGGCGGCCAAGCGCCTCGGCATGACGAGCGTGCCGGTGCATGTCGCGCATGGCCTGACGCCGGCGCAGCTGCGCGCCTACCGGCTGATGGACAACCGCTCGCATCAGAATGCGAGCTGGGACGACGAGCTGCTGAAACTCGAACTGGCCGATCTGAAGCTCGACGAGTTCGACCTGGCGCTGACCGGTTTCGAGGACGATGAACTGGCCCGTCTCCTGGCCGAGGCGCCCGTCGAGGGGTTGGTGGACGAAGACGATGTTCCGGAGCCGCCCGCCACGCCCGTCACCCGCCGCGGCGATCTCTGGATCCTCGGGGGCCACCGCCTGCTCTGCGGAGACTCGACCTCGGCCGAGGACGTCACCCGCCTGATGAATGGCGAACGCGCCGCACTGTTCGCGACCGATCCGCCCTATCTCGTCGACTATGACGGCACCAACCATCCGACGAAGAAGAACGCGTCCGCCCGCGCCAAGAAGATCGCGAACAAGGACTGGTCTGAGGACTACATCGAACAGAAGCACTGGGACGATTCATCCCAGGGGCCGCAGTTCTATGAAGCGTTCATGCAGGTCGCCATCGACTGCGCCATCAAGGAGGACGCGGCCTGGTATTGCTGGCATGCCTCGCGGCGCCAGGCGATGCTGGAAGCCTGCTGGTCTAAATTCGACGTTCTGCATCACCAACAGATCATCTGGGCCAAGAGCCGTCCGGTGCTCACGCGCTCGATCATGCTATGGGCGCACGAGCCCTGCCTGTTCGGCTGGCGCTCGGGCAACAAGCCGCGCGTCAATCGCGAAGGCTTCGAAAACTGGCCGACGACGGTGTGGTCCATCCCCTCGAGCGAGATCGAGACGCGGGAGCACCCGACCTCGAAACCGGTCCGCGTGTTCACGCTGCCGATGGAGCTGCACACCGTGCCGGGGGAAATCTGCTACGAGCCGTTCTCGGGCTCGGGCTCGCAACTCATCGCAGGCGAGCGGACGGGGAGACGCGTCTACGGCCTCGAGCTCTCCGAGACCTTTTGTGACGTGATCGTCAACCGCTGGCAGGCCTTCACCGGGAAATCGGCAAGGCTGGAGGGTGAGAATCGCAGCTTCGACGAGGTGAAGACCGAGCGCGTCGGCGCTCGTGACAGCGATCAGGACGCCGCATGA
- a CDS encoding HigA family addiction module antitoxin, giving the protein MADFAPTHPGEVLREDFLKPLGMSQYALAKAIDVPQIRISEIVNAKRAITPDTALRLARYFGTSPELWMGMQATYDLELARDQVGPEIEARVHPRAA; this is encoded by the coding sequence ATGGCTGATTTTGCCCCAACCCATCCCGGTGAGGTTCTACGCGAGGACTTTCTCAAGCCGCTCGGCATGAGCCAGTACGCACTCGCCAAGGCAATCGACGTGCCGCAGATCCGGATCAGCGAGATCGTCAACGCCAAGCGGGCCATCACGCCCGACACGGCGCTCAGGCTTGCGCGCTACTTCGGGACCAGCCCGGAACTCTGGATGGGCATGCAGGCGACCTACGACCTCGAATTGGCGCGCGACCAAGTTGGCCCCGAAATCGAGGCGAGGGTTCATCCCAGAGCGGCCTGA
- a CDS encoding DUF6362 family protein codes for MADWTRELVEERLIEAADVMKRLPEVRVQGYFSVWPKIVHEFADLVGQEPPRMKRPPPLPDAISRMEATLPWLRWLEPDDARLVWARAEGTPWKPICWRFGISRATACRRWEYGLSVITWKLNGQKVPAKRSRAFLVDRVRSSSSF; via the coding sequence ATGGCTGATTGGACTCGTGAACTGGTCGAGGAGCGGTTGATCGAAGCTGCCGACGTCATGAAGCGCCTGCCCGAGGTTCGGGTGCAGGGCTATTTCTCGGTGTGGCCGAAGATCGTGCACGAGTTCGCTGATCTCGTCGGTCAGGAGCCGCCGCGCATGAAGCGTCCGCCGCCCTTGCCGGACGCCATCAGCCGCATGGAGGCGACGCTGCCCTGGCTCAGATGGCTGGAGCCCGACGATGCGCGGCTTGTCTGGGCGCGCGCCGAGGGCACACCGTGGAAGCCGATCTGTTGGCGCTTCGGGATCTCCCGCGCCACGGCGTGCCGCCGCTGGGAGTACGGCCTCAGCGTCATCACCTGGAAGCTCAACGGACAGAAAGTGCCGGCGAAGCGCTCGCGCGCTTTCCTCGTCGACCGCGTTCGCTCGTCAAGTTCATTTTGA
- a CDS encoding MerR family transcriptional regulator, with protein sequence MTERTFTVAEVCAAVGISPPRLHQWIERGQFDPVRVTRSGVARDYTLRDAIHLAAITRLQTAGLPISRAAELIGTSPLQTAGQDIVSARKGDVEVVIDLASVTRDVRASLGA encoded by the coding sequence ATGACGGAGCGCACTTTCACAGTTGCCGAGGTCTGCGCTGCGGTGGGCATCAGCCCGCCGCGCCTGCATCAGTGGATCGAGCGAGGTCAGTTCGATCCGGTCCGGGTAACACGGTCCGGTGTGGCTCGCGATTACACACTGCGCGATGCCATCCATCTGGCCGCGATCACCCGCCTGCAAACAGCGGGCCTGCCGATATCGCGAGCGGCAGAGCTGATCGGCACGTCTCCCTTGCAGACTGCCGGGCAGGATATCGTCAGCGCACGGAAAGGAGACGTCGAGGTCGTAATCGATCTGGCCTCCGTCACCCGCGATGTCCGCGCCAGCTTGGGGGCCTGA
- a CDS encoding DUF6378 domain-containing protein, with the protein MSGETMLKHAASVVAERRKIYGEPATAMAVVARRWSITLGRPITPAEVVLCLIDLKLARLGHDPKHQDSILDIAGYAAVLQEVGR; encoded by the coding sequence ATGAGCGGGGAGACGATGCTCAAACATGCCGCGTCGGTCGTCGCCGAGCGCCGTAAGATATACGGCGAACCGGCCACCGCGATGGCCGTGGTCGCCAGACGCTGGTCGATCACGCTCGGCCGGCCCATCACGCCGGCGGAGGTCGTGCTCTGCCTCATCGATCTGAAGCTGGCGCGGCTCGGGCACGATCCGAAGCATCAGGATTCGATCCTCGACATCGCCGGCTATGCAGCGGTGCTGCAGGAGGTCGGACGATGA
- a CDS encoding phage terminase large subunit family protein, with translation MLKGPARLAQATRKALTILAPPPTLTISEWADARRRLSSEASAEPGRWRTERAIYQRGIMDAISDPAVESVVVMSSSQTGKTEVLLNTVAFHIDQDPAPVMVVMPTERDAETWSKDRFSPMARDTPCLHGRISDPKSRDGSNKILHKKFPGGHLTIVGANAPSGLASRPIRILLCDEVDRYPFSAGAEGDPVNLAKKRTVTFWNRKIVLVSTPTIRGASRIETAYAESDRRRFFVPCPECGEHQTLVWEQVRWDREADGAHRPETARYQCRHCGAHWSDAERWAAVRRGEWRAEAAFDGIAGFHLNEVYSSWVRLEAMVRTFLSAKDHGDEAMKTFVNTSLGETWVETGEAPDWQRLYDRRESWPAGTVPMGGLFLTAGADVQKDRIEVDVWAWGRGLESWLVDHIVIEGGPEHAAAWSALDGLLGRNWPHASGTAMGLSRLAIDTGFEAPSVYGWARRAGFAQVAPVKGVEGFNRASPVSGPTYVDATAGGKRLRRGARLWSVAVSTFKAETYRYLRLERPTDEERAGGARFPAGTIHLPAWADSEWCKQFVAEQLVTVKTRRGFQRLEWQKLRERNEALDCRVYARAAAWIAGADRWGEEKWRDLERQVGSFDPSNTAAPETAAPDPGAPEIASAGLVRRAPARRGRRVFTPSYLS, from the coding sequence ATGCTGAAGGGGCCGGCGCGGCTGGCGCAGGCGACGCGCAAGGCGCTGACGATCCTGGCGCCGCCGCCGACCCTGACGATCAGTGAGTGGGCCGACGCCAGGCGCCGCCTGAGTTCCGAAGCCAGCGCCGAGCCCGGCCGCTGGCGCACCGAGCGGGCCATCTACCAGCGCGGCATCATGGACGCGATCTCCGATCCGGCGGTCGAAAGCGTCGTCGTGATGTCGTCGAGCCAGACCGGCAAAACGGAGGTGCTGCTCAACACCGTTGCATTCCACATCGACCAGGACCCGGCGCCGGTGATGGTGGTGATGCCGACGGAACGCGATGCGGAGACCTGGTCGAAGGACCGTTTCTCGCCGATGGCGCGCGATACGCCCTGTCTGCATGGGCGCATCTCGGATCCGAAGTCGCGTGACGGTTCGAACAAGATCCTGCACAAGAAGTTTCCCGGCGGGCATCTGACCATCGTCGGCGCCAATGCACCCTCGGGCCTGGCCAGCCGGCCGATCCGCATCCTCCTGTGCGACGAGGTCGACCGCTATCCGTTCAGCGCCGGCGCCGAGGGCGATCCGGTCAATCTGGCGAAGAAGCGCACGGTCACCTTCTGGAACCGCAAGATCGTCCTGGTCTCGACGCCGACCATCCGTGGCGCGAGCCGGATCGAGACCGCCTATGCCGAAAGCGACAGGCGCCGCTTCTTCGTGCCGTGCCCTGAATGCGGCGAGCATCAAACGCTGGTCTGGGAGCAGGTTCGTTGGGACCGCGAGGCGGACGGCGCCCACCGGCCGGAGACCGCGCGATACCAATGCCGCCATTGTGGCGCGCATTGGAGCGACGCCGAACGCTGGGCCGCCGTACGCAGGGGCGAATGGCGGGCCGAGGCGGCCTTCGATGGCATCGCCGGCTTTCACCTGAACGAGGTCTACTCCTCCTGGGTCCGTCTGGAAGCCATGGTGCGCACCTTTCTGTCAGCGAAGGATCACGGCGACGAGGCGATGAAGACCTTCGTCAACACCTCGCTGGGCGAGACATGGGTCGAGACGGGCGAAGCGCCGGACTGGCAGCGGCTCTACGATCGCAGGGAGAGCTGGCCGGCCGGCACGGTGCCGATGGGCGGCTTGTTTCTCACCGCCGGCGCCGACGTCCAGAAGGATCGCATCGAGGTCGATGTCTGGGCATGGGGGCGCGGGCTGGAGAGCTGGCTCGTCGACCACATTGTCATCGAGGGCGGCCCCGAACATGCCGCCGCATGGTCCGCGTTGGACGGTCTCTTGGGCCGCAACTGGCCGCACGCCTCGGGGACGGCGATGGGCCTGTCGCGCCTCGCGATCGACACCGGCTTCGAGGCGCCTTCGGTCTACGGCTGGGCCCGGCGCGCCGGCTTCGCGCAGGTGGCGCCGGTCAAAGGCGTCGAGGGTTTCAATCGGGCGAGCCCGGTCTCCGGCCCGACTTATGTCGATGCGACTGCCGGCGGCAAGCGACTGCGGCGCGGCGCGCGTCTGTGGTCGGTCGCGGTCTCGACTTTCAAGGCCGAGACCTATCGCTACCTCCGGCTCGAACGGCCGACCGACGAGGAGCGTGCCGGAGGCGCGCGCTTTCCCGCAGGGACCATCCACCTGCCGGCTTGGGCCGACAGCGAGTGGTGCAAGCAGTTCGTCGCCGAGCAGCTGGTGACGGTGAAGACCAGGCGCGGGTTTCAGCGGCTCGAATGGCAGAAGCTGCGCGAGCGCAACGAGGCGCTGGATTGCCGGGTCTACGCGCGAGCCGCCGCCTGGATCGCCGGCGCCGACCGCTGGGGCGAGGAGAAATGGCGCGATCTCGAACGCCAGGTCGGCTCGTTCGATCCGAGCAACACAGCGGCGCCAGAGACCGCGGCCCCTGACCCCGGCGCGCCAGAGATCGCCTCCGCGGGTCTGGTGCGACGAGCACCAGCCCGGCGCGGCCGACGGGTGTTCACGCCCAGCTATCTGAGTTGA